The Acetivibrio saccincola genome window below encodes:
- a CDS encoding class I adenylate-forming enzyme family protein codes for MNYCDFLYDSIDKYIDNEAIVDLEKDERLTFGELKDAVIKVADFLVSKGYKPGMVIATHLNNGAEAAIALLAIQYIGCVICLIDPLYKADELPYYIKDSGASLIFTHLDKESVKKVYQGEVEIFEEGDIRRIYKNTQSIDKEPGMYKFDKDELAMLLYTSGSTSAPKAVMLSTGCYYTFLEKSDMRMYQYTEEDRLLCFVPFSHGFGSISLLIPSLAHKAALVFLKSFHPIKVVEAIEKENITHIYGVPTHYMQLLRYEQGIEKLKKLKAAFCAAAPLSSETAIQWKEKVGIYLDEGYGLSETCTLIATRISKLPDVSGNVGFPPTGILEVDVVDENGQVVEDGAIGELRVRGRGLMLGYYNRPEETAERLRDGCVYTGDLGYKKEDGSYVVCGRKTEFINVAGLKISPIEVESALNSHPNVVDSAAIGISDPLYGEVVKAYVVIEDGADVKERDLIRYLSGKIANFKIPKTIEFIDVIPRNNVGKIDKKALKNRESLK; via the coding sequence GTGAATTACTGTGATTTCTTATATGATAGTATTGATAAATATATTGATAACGAAGCAATTGTTGATTTAGAAAAAGATGAAAGACTTACATTCGGGGAGCTTAAAGATGCGGTCATAAAGGTAGCGGATTTTCTAGTATCAAAAGGATATAAGCCGGGAATGGTTATAGCAACACATCTAAATAACGGTGCTGAAGCTGCCATTGCTTTATTGGCAATTCAGTACATAGGATGTGTTATATGCCTTATTGACCCTTTATACAAAGCAGATGAGCTTCCTTATTATATAAAGGACTCCGGAGCGTCATTAATATTTACACATTTAGATAAGGAAAGTGTTAAAAAAGTATACCAGGGGGAAGTTGAAATATTTGAGGAAGGAGATATAAGGCGGATTTATAAAAACACTCAAAGCATTGACAAAGAACCAGGTATGTATAAATTTGACAAAGACGAACTTGCAATGCTTCTTTATACTTCAGGGTCAACATCAGCCCCAAAGGCGGTTATGCTTTCTACAGGGTGTTACTATACATTCTTAGAAAAAAGCGACATGAGAATGTATCAATATACAGAAGAGGACAGGCTCCTTTGCTTTGTACCCTTTTCCCATGGCTTTGGTTCAATATCACTGCTTATTCCTTCCCTGGCACATAAGGCGGCTCTTGTGTTTTTAAAATCTTTTCATCCTATAAAAGTGGTTGAGGCAATAGAAAAGGAAAATATAACACATATCTACGGTGTTCCCACACACTATATGCAGCTTTTAAGGTATGAGCAGGGAATAGAAAAACTTAAAAAGCTAAAGGCGGCATTTTGTGCAGCTGCGCCGTTAAGTTCTGAGACAGCCATACAGTGGAAGGAAAAGGTGGGCATATATTTAGATGAGGGATATGGCCTGTCGGAAACTTGTACTTTAATAGCCACAAGAATATCAAAGCTTCCGGATGTTTCAGGTAATGTGGGCTTTCCACCTACAGGGATACTGGAGGTAGATGTGGTGGATGAAAACGGGCAGGTGGTGGAAGACGGAGCCATAGGAGAGTTAAGGGTCAGGGGAAGAGGTTTGATGCTTGGATATTACAACCGTCCGGAAGAGACAGCTGAGAGGCTAAGGGATGGATGTGTATATACAGGGGATTTAGGTTACAAAAAAGAAGACGGCTCTTATGTTGTATGCGGCAGGAAAACAGAGTTTATAAATGTTGCAGGTTTAAAAATTTCCCCAATAGAAGTTGAGTCAGCATTAAATTCCCATCCAAATGTTGTTGATTCAGCAGCTATCGGTATCAGCGACCCGCTTTATGGTGAGGTTGTAAAGGCATATGTTGTCATAGAAGATGGTGCGGATGTTAAAGAAAGGGATTTAATACGGTATCTTTCCGGAAAAATTGCAAATTTTAAAATTCCAAAAACCATTGAATTTATTGATGTGATACCAAGAAACAATGTAGGAAAAATAGACAAGAAAGCACTGAAAAACAGGGAAAGCCTAAAATAA
- a CDS encoding type I polyketide synthase, whose translation MKKYYYSDERIAIVGMGGLFPDAPDISTFWENILNKKVSVKDLPEHIFDKKVFYRPEMYGQINKQDKSYTKVGALVDKDSFAALSRKYRIPPTVAEYMDPNQHTAIYCVDQALQSVKSPIPKERTAVILGTGAPGTHYDSIIRRLSYYKVREHIKNNPKIKSAFTPEELEEIISDITEKSIKGTFPITEDSAPSMLQSITAGRICNVFDFRGPAYTVDSACASALTASICGVIGLLRKDYDVVFVGGVEVTMSEIPMVVFSGINALSPDGSFPFDKRANGFVIGLGGGVLVLKRLEDALRDKDEIYGIISGFGQGSDGKGKGIAAPNKEGQIRVIESSCKMAGYPVDTIEYVEAHGTGTSVGDEVEVEALKEAFLNLGAKRKNYCGLGSVKSNIGHLRYASGAPGMIKSCLALYNKILPPTAGVKEVNPKLKIEDSPFYIVTEKKKWEGTNWHPRRANVSAYGFGGADFHLCMEEFRPEFVKRFYPAAMKNNEHVNTVNTASVFDSADTASQESYKLYEVLMFSGAVIEDIRSKYLKFLHLIEKENKPVEEGVLINNSLNYAKDNLRLAIVFSSLDDLKDKWEYFNECIEKKDLTSLNRKGVFFREGKTIKSDEMAWMFPGQASQYPNMLRELYEKYTCVESLYMQADAFWEAKYGYGITSLIFGEDEGSLEEVLKNTKNTHPAMFLSNVGMHKLLTESGVKADYMIGHSLGEMACLFASGMLDLNTALNIVGERGLSFDSIPEQDRGIMLSVNADSKKVEEIIKEQGFNVSISNINSPEQTVIGGKFEEIEKVSEYLKEMNIHTRVLNVSHGFHTPLMNDASERFYDKIKNYHFQAPKEKVVACHTGDFYPDTEEGLKDVPDILKEQIVSKVNFKDAILSLYHKGVRVFIESGPSTVLTNLVKSILSDKEVTVLTSNRKGRSDIESYKTIMAQLFTLGVNVRHVPSKEILKKVTKNNIEGDVLLNEDIRSETSKTSNASLVKAKESLVYSGVSIGLPGTFKKVFSDDNFDYIFEGKNLIEKLTDDELESLLDLNITRLLKNEHQVTFKKLSAINEVIQIAGKLGEIDMLNDYKIDEKIINQMSLDVCAGVAAGYEALKDAQIPLVREKIVTSSGAYLEGRLVLPEEMQKDTGIIYACGFPGFEPFISEVSKYIASKFGRKTRRDLIDFYEEVISKVKDDGVRKVLTDWFNFHYSRLMNNFGEEDIYEFNHQLLLQISSLANNKLAQFIGAMGPNLTISAACSSTASAVTLAEDLIRGGHARRMIVIGADNPTSKKMLPWVGASFLSMGAASDNGNVFEAAVPFDNRRSGMVLGAGAVGLVIEKEEDVKKRGMNGICRILGTHLFNTAGHQSKIEGRKFCDELERFISKMEEEHGINRSEIAKETVYFSHETFSPKKGGCAETEKMALENVFGDRYRDIKIVNTKGMTGHTMGASLEEAVAAKALLRQEIPPVPNFKEPDPSLEGLNISKGGQHNFRYALRMVIAFGGQGNYHLLERISSKDNRIFDSETYNKWLKEVSGFENVQLKNQGRILVAEGEGREEEQRESLPDVQRCKPDFKSNLLENQSGETGAEKVQYEDVQMDGKSVSYHNYESDVLGIISEVTKYPVEMLEKDMEMEADLGIDTVKQATIFSLIGEKYGMQEETEVNISSYKTIGDVIDFVKGLKKDFKGLINENAEKNEEEKKENLDGKIETKQMEKEDVGGDAKPEISAEEAVIKIISEVTKYPEEMLEKDMEMEADLGIDTVKQATIFSLIGEKYGMPEETEVNISAYKTIGDVIDFVESKFYKTGSKEENSTKKNEENNTGEENNIREENEKKEDLNAEAIKAETIKEPEEKYHKVERDLSLQIPVFAEEALGEKDFDLNNKNIWIIGDEEETVSKISDYFKEQSKFVKEFIFNKNEDFKDFENSLEIIHENADIIIDCTHIGKVFDIDSISKEEEALEFLNGGARFIFYKKLSEKIPQPKLRIVCAISMDGCHGYAKDTKEIPDPFFGALSGFYKGLRKEWPDSIVKVVDVGAFEGDLMEIASILKAETECSSTDFEIGYEKGKRMVLKIDYLDRGKLEKAEYPENIHFLITGGGNGITSEITKKLSKKYRAKFTIIGRTKLYSNVDELSQLDEEQIENKRTEIMERLKKEHEKVTPVMISKELEKVKKAVSVYKLMNQIKDDGNEALYLSCDVRNYEELKEVIKESVKNNGPVHVLIHGAGIEKSRLLKDKSVEEFNEIFSVKVRGLLNLYRLLDKKELKSVIGFSSISGRFGNEAQLDYCAANGFIGSFISSLNSKHKNIHGLSIAWSGWKDVGIAWRNEYLKENFEEIGLNLIEPERGADEFINLLEGKTNASEIIVSKGLGFIMPEDMAYKKHSPTPFIEWVSKRNDFIEKAFKVFSVKRDPIINHHRLGETPLMPAVAFMEMFAQYHSMIYGRKDQYCFKNLMLNNPCKLFYERPQEIILEVKKTGEESFKGDVYTYLDSKYGISKLINLNSMEISTKLTDYSDLLDIRDIEHHPGEEGSTRAALESQLRITKNAIVLGTLFMDEDPENNRFLRNSKGAVLTIKTLPSEEINNKEYKLDQLLINPAFMDSIFQVCGIHTAYNNERVYLPWKVDEIGVVKVPRDVCSYKVYARLKEDGDEYKTYDVIMLNEYDELCYYVRNVVKRRISL comes from the coding sequence ATGAAAAAATACTATTATTCTGACGAGAGAATTGCAATTGTTGGTATGGGTGGGTTGTTTCCTGATGCGCCGGATATAAGTACTTTTTGGGAAAACATTTTAAATAAAAAAGTATCTGTTAAAGATTTACCGGAACACATTTTTGACAAAAAAGTGTTTTACAGACCAGAAATGTACGGGCAGATTAACAAACAGGACAAGTCATATACAAAAGTGGGAGCTTTAGTTGATAAGGACAGTTTTGCTGCTTTAAGCAGAAAGTACAGAATACCTCCTACTGTAGCTGAATATATGGATCCAAATCAACACACGGCAATATACTGTGTGGACCAGGCATTGCAATCAGTTAAATCCCCTATCCCTAAAGAGCGGACTGCGGTAATTCTTGGCACGGGAGCACCTGGAACACATTATGACAGCATTATAAGAAGACTTAGTTATTATAAAGTGAGAGAACATATAAAAAATAACCCTAAAATAAAATCTGCCTTTACTCCGGAAGAACTGGAAGAGATAATCAGTGACATAACGGAAAAATCCATAAAAGGTACATTTCCAATAACAGAAGATAGCGCTCCTAGTATGCTTCAGAGTATAACTGCAGGGAGAATATGTAATGTATTTGACTTCAGAGGACCGGCTTATACAGTTGATTCTGCATGTGCATCTGCACTGACGGCTTCCATCTGCGGGGTAATAGGACTTTTGAGAAAAGACTATGATGTAGTATTTGTCGGCGGTGTGGAAGTTACAATGAGTGAAATTCCTATGGTGGTCTTTTCCGGCATCAATGCACTGTCTCCCGATGGTTCATTCCCCTTTGACAAAAGGGCAAATGGTTTTGTAATCGGACTGGGCGGGGGAGTGCTGGTTTTAAAAAGGTTGGAAGATGCATTAAGGGACAAGGATGAAATTTATGGCATAATATCTGGCTTTGGCCAGGGAAGTGACGGCAAGGGTAAAGGCATTGCCGCTCCTAATAAAGAAGGTCAGATAAGGGTAATAGAGAGTTCATGCAAAATGGCAGGATATCCTGTGGACACCATTGAGTATGTGGAGGCTCATGGAACCGGCACATCTGTAGGGGACGAAGTTGAAGTAGAGGCACTTAAAGAAGCATTTTTAAATTTAGGTGCTAAGAGGAAAAACTACTGCGGTTTAGGTTCGGTAAAATCAAATATAGGCCATTTAAGATATGCATCAGGGGCACCTGGTATGATAAAAAGCTGTCTGGCCCTTTACAATAAAATCCTCCCTCCAACTGCAGGTGTTAAAGAGGTAAATCCTAAGCTTAAAATAGAAGACTCACCATTTTATATTGTCACTGAGAAGAAAAAATGGGAAGGAACAAACTGGCACCCAAGACGGGCAAATGTCAGTGCATATGGATTTGGAGGTGCTGATTTTCATCTTTGTATGGAGGAATTCAGACCTGAATTTGTAAAAAGATTTTATCCTGCTGCAATGAAAAATAATGAACATGTAAATACTGTAAATACAGCAAGTGTATTTGATTCAGCAGATACAGCTTCACAGGAAAGTTATAAATTATATGAAGTCTTAATGTTTTCAGGGGCTGTAATTGAGGATATCAGGAGCAAATACCTTAAGTTTTTACACCTAATAGAAAAAGAAAACAAGCCGGTAGAAGAAGGAGTACTTATAAACAATTCTTTAAATTATGCCAAAGATAATTTGAGGCTTGCTATAGTATTCAGTTCTTTAGATGATTTAAAGGATAAATGGGAATATTTTAATGAATGTATTGAAAAGAAGGACTTAACATCCCTTAATAGAAAAGGTGTGTTTTTCAGGGAAGGAAAAACCATAAAATCAGACGAAATGGCATGGATGTTTCCGGGGCAGGCTTCCCAGTACCCTAATATGTTAAGGGAGCTGTATGAAAAATACACCTGTGTTGAGTCATTGTATATGCAGGCAGATGCTTTCTGGGAGGCAAAATATGGTTATGGCATTACTTCACTTATATTCGGAGAAGATGAGGGTTCATTAGAAGAAGTGCTAAAGAATACAAAAAACACTCATCCTGCAATGTTTTTAAGTAATGTGGGAATGCATAAACTTTTGACTGAGTCCGGGGTAAAGGCAGATTACATGATAGGACACAGTTTAGGTGAAATGGCATGTCTTTTTGCAAGTGGAATGCTGGATTTAAATACTGCTTTAAATATTGTTGGGGAAAGAGGTTTATCCTTTGACAGCATACCGGAACAAGACAGGGGTATTATGCTCAGTGTAAATGCAGACAGCAAAAAGGTTGAAGAAATTATAAAAGAACAGGGTTTTAATGTGAGTATATCCAATATAAATTCCCCGGAGCAGACGGTTATAGGAGGAAAATTTGAGGAAATAGAGAAAGTGTCGGAATATTTAAAGGAAATGAATATTCACACCAGGGTGCTTAATGTTTCCCACGGTTTTCATACACCATTGATGAATGATGCATCAGAGAGGTTTTATGACAAAATTAAAAATTATCATTTCCAAGCGCCAAAGGAGAAGGTTGTGGCGTGTCATACAGGGGACTTTTACCCGGATACAGAGGAAGGGTTAAAGGATGTTCCGGATATTTTAAAAGAGCAAATTGTTTCAAAGGTGAATTTTAAAGATGCAATTTTATCCCTTTACCATAAAGGGGTAAGGGTCTTTATTGAATCAGGTCCTTCAACGGTACTTACAAACCTTGTGAAAAGTATTTTAAGTGACAAGGAGGTTACAGTTTTAACTTCCAATAGGAAGGGAAGAAGTGATATTGAGTCTTATAAAACAATTATGGCTCAGTTATTTACCCTAGGCGTTAATGTAAGGCATGTTCCGTCAAAGGAAATTTTGAAAAAAGTGACAAAAAACAATATAGAAGGGGATGTCCTTTTAAATGAGGACATTAGGTCAGAAACTTCAAAGACTTCAAATGCTAGTTTAGTAAAAGCCAAAGAAAGTCTTGTATATAGCGGAGTATCAATAGGACTTCCCGGTACTTTTAAGAAAGTGTTTTCAGATGACAATTTTGATTACATATTTGAAGGGAAAAACTTAATTGAAAAACTTACTGATGACGAGTTAGAAAGCTTGTTGGATTTAAACATAACGAGGCTTTTAAAGAATGAGCACCAAGTTACATTTAAAAAGCTTTCTGCAATTAATGAAGTTATTCAAATAGCAGGAAAACTTGGTGAAATTGACATGTTAAATGACTATAAAATAGATGAAAAGATAATAAATCAAATGTCTTTAGATGTGTGCGCAGGGGTAGCAGCAGGATATGAGGCATTGAAGGATGCCCAAATACCTCTTGTCAGGGAAAAGATTGTTACGTCTTCAGGGGCTTATTTAGAAGGAAGGCTGGTGCTACCGGAAGAAATGCAAAAGGATACAGGGATAATATATGCGTGTGGTTTTCCGGGATTTGAACCTTTTATATCCGAGGTATCAAAGTATATAGCAAGTAAATTTGGAAGAAAAACCAGAAGGGATTTAATAGATTTTTATGAGGAAGTAATTTCTAAAGTAAAAGATGACGGGGTAAGGAAAGTTTTAACCGACTGGTTTAATTTCCACTATTCAAGACTTATGAATAATTTTGGTGAAGAGGATATATATGAATTCAACCACCAATTGTTATTGCAGATTTCCTCCCTGGCAAACAACAAGCTGGCACAGTTTATAGGTGCCATGGGTCCTAATTTAACCATAAGTGCTGCATGTTCTTCCACAGCATCTGCCGTAACACTTGCAGAAGACCTGATAAGAGGCGGGCATGCCAGAAGGATGATTGTTATAGGTGCAGATAACCCTACTTCAAAGAAAATGCTTCCGTGGGTAGGAGCGAGTTTCTTAAGTATGGGAGCAGCTTCAGACAATGGTAATGTTTTTGAAGCGGCTGTGCCTTTTGACAACAGAAGAAGTGGAATGGTTCTAGGTGCCGGTGCTGTAGGTCTTGTAATCGAAAAGGAAGAAGATGTAAAGAAACGTGGTATGAATGGAATTTGCCGTATTTTAGGAACCCATCTTTTCAATACTGCAGGACACCAATCCAAAATAGAAGGCAGGAAGTTTTGTGATGAATTAGAGAGATTTATTTCAAAAATGGAAGAAGAACATGGAATTAACAGAAGCGAAATTGCAAAGGAAACGGTGTATTTTTCCCATGAGACATTTTCACCTAAAAAAGGTGGCTGTGCTGAAACTGAAAAAATGGCACTTGAAAATGTATTCGGGGACAGATACAGGGATATAAAAATTGTAAACACAAAGGGAATGACAGGGCATACAATGGGCGCATCTTTAGAAGAGGCTGTTGCGGCAAAAGCACTATTAAGACAGGAAATACCACCGGTGCCAAATTTCAAAGAGCCGGATCCTTCCTTAGAAGGTCTCAATATATCTAAGGGGGGACAGCATAATTTCAGATATGCTCTAAGGATGGTTATAGCCTTTGGAGGACAGGGCAACTACCATCTTTTAGAAAGAATATCCTCCAAAGACAACAGGATTTTTGACAGTGAAACTTATAATAAATGGCTGAAGGAAGTTTCAGGCTTTGAAAACGTGCAGTTAAAAAATCAGGGAAGAATCCTTGTGGCTGAAGGTGAAGGAAGAGAAGAGGAGCAAAGGGAAAGCCTTCCGGATGTACAAAGGTGTAAGCCGGATTTTAAAAGCAACTTGTTAGAAAACCAAAGTGGTGAAACAGGTGCAGAAAAAGTTCAATATGAGGATGTACAGATGGATGGTAAATCTGTATCTTACCACAATTATGAATCAGATGTACTTGGAATTATATCAGAAGTGACAAAATATCCGGTGGAAATGCTTGAAAAGGATATGGAGATGGAGGCAGACCTCGGAATAGATACAGTAAAGCAGGCAACAATATTTTCCCTTATAGGTGAAAAGTACGGAATGCAGGAGGAGACAGAAGTAAATATATCCAGCTACAAAACCATAGGGGATGTAATTGACTTTGTAAAGGGATTAAAAAAGGATTTTAAGGGACTTATAAATGAAAATGCAGAAAAAAATGAAGAAGAAAAGAAAGAAAATTTAGACGGGAAGATTGAAACAAAACAGATGGAAAAAGAGGATGTAGGAGGAGATGCAAAACCGGAAATTAGTGCAGAAGAAGCTGTTATAAAAATTATATCAGAAGTGACAAAATATCCTGAAGAAATGCTTGAAAAGGATATGGAGATGGAAGCAGACCTCGGGATAGATACAGTAAAGCAGGCAACAATATTTTCCCTTATAGGTGAAAAGTATGGAATGCCGGAGGAGACAGAAGTAAATATATCCGCCTATAAAACCATAGGGGATGTAATTGACTTTGTAGAAAGTAAATTTTACAAAACCGGGTCAAAAGAAGAAAATAGCACAAAAAAGAATGAAGAAAACAATACAGGTGAAGAAAACAATATAAGAGAAGAAAATGAAAAAAAAGAAGATTTAAATGCAGAAGCTATAAAAGCAGAAACTATAAAAGAGCCGGAAGAAAAATACCATAAAGTTGAAAGAGATTTAAGCCTTCAGATACCTGTATTTGCAGAAGAAGCTTTAGGTGAAAAGGATTTTGATTTAAATAACAAAAATATATGGATTATAGGTGATGAAGAGGAAACGGTAAGTAAGATATCAGATTATTTTAAAGAACAATCAAAATTTGTAAAAGAATTTATATTTAATAAAAATGAAGACTTTAAAGATTTTGAAAACAGTTTAGAAATCATACATGAAAATGCAGACATAATAATTGACTGCACTCACATAGGTAAGGTATTTGATATTGACAGCATATCAAAGGAAGAAGAGGCTTTGGAGTTTTTAAACGGTGGAGCCAGATTCATATTTTATAAAAAACTTAGTGAAAAAATTCCACAGCCAAAATTGAGGATTGTATGTGCAATTTCAATGGACGGCTGCCATGGATATGCAAAAGATACAAAGGAAATCCCTGACCCTTTCTTTGGAGCTTTAAGCGGCTTTTACAAAGGACTTAGAAAGGAATGGCCGGATTCAATAGTAAAAGTGGTGGATGTGGGAGCTTTTGAAGGCGACCTTATGGAAATTGCATCTATACTTAAGGCAGAGACGGAGTGTTCCTCTACTGATTTTGAAATTGGCTATGAAAAGGGTAAGCGCATGGTGCTGAAAATCGACTATTTAGATAGGGGAAAGCTGGAGAAGGCAGAGTACCCTGAAAATATTCACTTTTTGATTACAGGTGGTGGAAACGGTATAACTTCTGAAATAACAAAGAAGCTGTCAAAAAAATACAGAGCTAAATTTACCATTATAGGGCGTACTAAGTTGTACAGCAATGTGGATGAGCTTTCACAGCTGGATGAGGAGCAAATAGAAAACAAAAGAACAGAAATAATGGAAAGGCTTAAAAAAGAACATGAAAAAGTTACTCCTGTAATGATAAGCAAGGAGCTGGAAAAGGTAAAAAAAGCTGTATCCGTTTACAAACTGATGAATCAAATAAAGGATGACGGAAATGAAGCTTTGTACTTGTCCTGTGATGTCAGGAACTATGAGGAGCTTAAAGAAGTTATAAAAGAATCAGTTAAAAATAACGGTCCTGTCCATGTACTGATTCACGGGGCAGGAATTGAAAAGAGCAGGCTGTTAAAAGATAAGAGTGTGGAGGAATTTAATGAAATATTTTCAGTAAAGGTAAGGGGACTTCTAAACCTTTACAGGCTTTTGGACAAAAAGGAGCTAAAAAGCGTAATTGGGTTTTCCTCCATCTCAGGAAGGTTTGGAAATGAGGCGCAGCTGGACTACTGTGCAGCAAATGGTTTTATAGGAAGCTTTATTTCTTCATTAAACTCAAAGCATAAAAACATCCATGGACTGAGCATAGCTTGGTCTGGCTGGAAGGATGTGGGTATAGCCTGGAGAAATGAATACTTAAAAGAGAATTTTGAAGAAATAGGGCTAAACCTTATTGAGCCGGAAAGAGGAGCTGATGAGTTTATAAACCTCTTAGAGGGAAAAACAAATGCAAGTGAGATTATTGTAAGCAAAGGTCTTGGGTTTATAATGCCGGAAGACATGGCTTATAAAAAGCACAGCCCTACTCCTTTTATTGAGTGGGTGAGCAAAAGAAACGATTTTATTGAAAAGGCTTTTAAAGTATTTTCAGTTAAAAGAGACCCTATTATAAACCATCACAGGTTAGGGGAAACACCTCTGATGCCGGCAGTTGCATTTATGGAAATGTTTGCCCAGTACCACAGCATGATTTACGGAAGAAAAGACCAGTATTGTTTTAAAAACTTAATGCTTAACAATCCTTGTAAACTCTTTTATGAAAGACCCCAGGAAATTATATTGGAAGTGAAAAAGACAGGGGAAGAGAGTTTTAAAGGAGACGTATATACATATTTAGATTCTAAATACGGTATCTCAAAACTTATTAATTTAAACAGCATGGAGATAAGTACAAAACTTACAGATTACAGTGATTTATTAGATATAAGGGATATAGAACACCACCCCGGGGAAGAGGGTTCTACAAGGGCTGCCCTTGAAAGCCAGCTTAGAATAACCAAAAATGCCATAGTATTAGGAACTCTGTTTATGGATGAAGATCCGGAAAACAACAGGTTTTTGAGAAACAGCAAGGGTGCCGTGCTTACAATTAAGACACTTCCGTCAGAGGAAATTAACAATAAAGAGTATAAACTTGACCAGCTGTTAATTAACCCTGCTTTTATGGATTCCATATTCCAGGTGTGCGGCATACATACTGCTTATAACAATGAAAGAGTGTATCTGCCATGGAAGGTGGATGAAATCGGGGTTGTTAAAGTCCCAAGGGATGTATGCAGCTATAAAGTTTATGCAAGGCTAAAAGAGGATGGGGATGAATATAAAACATACGATGTAATAATGTTAAATGAGTACGATGAATTATGTTACTATGTAAGAAATGTTGTAAAGAGGCGGATTAGCTTATGA
- a CDS encoding alpha/beta hydrolase yields MNEASSKFVDNIAMEKIKSEKLFKVSHSPVNSYFIYDELSLANISSKKIDISTLKYGKAPGGYDVIEIPSFYTTLPYKENNTIYLYSSYCDDSIGNILFVHGLYDEHLLNYTFLVRMLNELKFNVFIMILPYHYKRKPKNSLFSGEYFLSADVYRTKKAFIQSVYDVEACVQFINHANEKPLLLVGFSMGGFVTLKYYVIKDGTNAIENRIKGIVLINPVGSLQRLVWESDILESIRNDLRKHKWNEKATEAVFEEVEIFNGTYTDVDFESVALLYSIYDQLIEEEKYKSFIEKTNVKNVSLYHAGHLNILRVPKLSKDIYNFFMKVTKIS; encoded by the coding sequence ATGAACGAAGCAAGTTCAAAGTTTGTTGACAACATAGCTATGGAAAAAATCAAAAGTGAAAAGCTTTTTAAAGTAAGTCATTCGCCGGTAAATTCATATTTTATCTATGATGAATTATCCCTGGCTAATATAAGCAGCAAAAAAATTGATATTTCCACACTGAAATACGGGAAGGCTCCAGGCGGCTATGACGTTATTGAAATACCTTCTTTTTACACTACCTTACCTTATAAAGAAAACAACACCATTTACCTTTACAGTAGTTACTGTGACGATAGTATAGGAAATATATTGTTTGTCCATGGACTATACGATGAACATTTACTGAATTATACGTTTTTAGTCAGAATGCTAAATGAATTAAAATTCAATGTTTTTATAATGATACTGCCATATCATTATAAAAGAAAGCCTAAAAACAGTCTTTTTAGCGGGGAATATTTCTTAAGTGCTGATGTGTACAGGACAAAAAAAGCCTTTATTCAATCTGTTTATGATGTTGAGGCTTGTGTTCAGTTTATAAATCATGCCAATGAAAAGCCTTTGTTGCTTGTAGGATTCAGTATGGGTGGATTTGTTACTTTAAAGTATTATGTTATAAAGGATGGGACAAATGCTATAGAAAACAGAATTAAAGGCATTGTTCTCATTAATCCGGTAGGCAGCTTGCAAAGGCTTGTATGGGAAAGTGATATATTAGAATCCATTAGAAACGATCTTAGAAAACATAAATGGAATGAGAAGGCAACAGAAGCTGTATTTGAAGAAGTGGAGATATTTAACGGCACATATACAGATGTGGATTTTGAATCTGTTGCACTTTTGTACTCAATTTATGACCAGCTTATTGAAGAAGAAAAATACAAAAGCTTTATAGAAAAAACCAATGTAAAAAACGTCAGTCTTTATCACGCAGGTCATCTCAATATTTTAAGAGTACCTAAACTATCAAAAGATATTTATAATTTTTTCATGAAAGTTACCAAGATAAGCTAA